The following proteins are co-located in the Paludibaculum fermentans genome:
- a CDS encoding GNAT family N-acetyltransferase, with translation MAQPPVLVDLDAANFESLPCCGVVNESHSGRCDKNKWLKTYLKKGLRAKVMLGANGRQCGYIEYLPGEYAWRGVEARGYLFIHCLWTHYKANQHQGYGSRMIQACVEDAAAAGMHGVAVVAREEPWLASAAVFLKNGFEVVDTAPPDYQLLIRKLNSDAANPRFKSGWEDRLKKYGQGLTIIRSNQCSHIAKFADEIAQTAEQDYGIKPTIVQIKSHRDAQNAPTPYAVFALIRDGVLLADHQISCTRFHNIMNARPR, from the coding sequence ATGGCTCAACCGCCTGTCCTTGTTGATTTGGATGCGGCAAACTTCGAGTCTCTGCCGTGTTGCGGCGTCGTGAACGAATCGCATTCCGGACGATGCGACAAGAACAAATGGCTCAAGACTTACCTCAAGAAGGGGCTTCGGGCGAAGGTCATGCTGGGCGCCAACGGGCGTCAGTGCGGCTATATCGAGTACTTGCCCGGAGAGTATGCCTGGCGGGGTGTGGAGGCTCGTGGATATCTGTTCATCCACTGCCTGTGGACGCACTACAAGGCCAACCAGCACCAGGGCTACGGCAGCCGGATGATCCAGGCTTGTGTGGAAGATGCCGCGGCGGCCGGCATGCACGGCGTGGCGGTGGTGGCTCGGGAGGAGCCTTGGCTCGCGTCGGCGGCAGTGTTTCTGAAAAACGGTTTCGAGGTAGTGGATACGGCTCCGCCCGACTACCAGTTGCTGATCCGGAAGCTGAATTCCGATGCCGCCAATCCGCGCTTCAAGAGTGGTTGGGAAGACCGGTTGAAGAAGTACGGTCAGGGGCTGACGATTATCCGCTCGAATCAGTGCTCGCATATCGCGAAGTTCGCCGATGAGATTGCGCAGACGGCGGAGCAGGATTACGGGATTAAGCCGACTATCGTCCAGATCAAATCGCACCGGGATGCGCAGAATGCTCCGACGCCGTACGCCGTGTTCGCCCTGATCCGGGATGGCGTGTTGCTGGCCGATCACCAGATCAGTTGTACACGGTTCCACAACATCATGAACGCCCGGCCGCGGTAG
- a CDS encoding secondary thiamine-phosphate synthase enzyme YjbQ — translation MKSYRKELWFEVPARRGFVNITPEIERCLGDSGIREGLCLVNAMHITASVFINDDESGLHHDYEVWLEKIAPHEPVRGYHHNRTGEDNADAHMKRQVMGREVVVAITEGRLDFGPWEQIFYGEFDGRRRKRVLVKIIGE, via the coding sequence ATGAAAAGCTACCGCAAGGAACTGTGGTTCGAGGTCCCCGCTCGCCGCGGGTTTGTGAATATTACCCCAGAGATTGAGCGCTGCCTGGGCGACAGCGGGATTCGCGAAGGGCTGTGCCTGGTGAACGCCATGCACATCACGGCGAGCGTGTTCATCAATGATGACGAGAGTGGGCTGCATCACGACTACGAGGTGTGGCTGGAGAAGATTGCTCCGCATGAGCCGGTACGGGGGTATCACCACAACCGGACGGGCGAGGACAACGCCGATGCGCACATGAAGCGGCAGGTGATGGGGCGGGAAGTGGTGGTGGCGATTACGGAGGGCCGGTTGGATTTCGGGCCCTGGGAGCAGATCTTCTACGGGGAGTTCGACGGGCGGCGGCGGAAACGGGTCCTGGTGAAGATTATCGGCGAATGA
- a CDS encoding thermonuclease family protein, which translates to MLRRLAPVLLAVIALANGETWTGKVVGIQDGDTITILRVGRPVRVRLDGVDCPELGQAFGGKARERVSVLVFGSVVVVRESNVASGRDRYGRVVGQVILPDGRNLNRVLVAEGLAWWYRRYAPRDAVLADLEERARESGLGLWADADPEPPWLWRAQKRKRLVGEAAGRLE; encoded by the coding sequence GTGCTGCGCAGGCTCGCCCCTGTTCTGCTGGCTGTCATTGCCCTGGCGAACGGAGAGACCTGGACCGGGAAAGTAGTCGGGATCCAGGACGGCGACACGATCACGATCTTACGAGTGGGACGGCCGGTACGGGTGCGTCTGGACGGAGTGGACTGTCCGGAGTTGGGACAGGCGTTCGGGGGCAAGGCCCGGGAGCGGGTGTCGGTGCTGGTGTTTGGGAGCGTGGTCGTGGTGCGTGAGAGCAATGTGGCGTCAGGGCGGGACCGGTACGGGCGGGTTGTCGGGCAGGTGATCCTGCCGGATGGCCGGAACCTGAACCGGGTGTTGGTGGCGGAAGGATTGGCATGGTGGTACCGGCGGTATGCGCCGCGGGATGCGGTGCTGGCTGATCTGGAAGAGCGGGCGCGCGAGTCGGGGTTGGGTTTGTGGGCGGACGCGGATCCGGAGCCGCCGTGGTTGTGGCGCGCGCAGAAGCGAAAGAGGCTCGTGGGCGAGGCGGCCGGGCGATTAGAATAG
- a CDS encoding energy transducer TonB — translation MRVMLSVIALFVMLGPACPAQDGTSLTTANALSRAAKRVTPEYPIAARQLNIQGQQEVAIVVSPQGDVTEAKVLKGNAMFTTASVAAAKQWKFTPFTKEGQPVAFTSVLIFSYTK, via the coding sequence ATGCGGGTAATGCTATCGGTCATTGCATTGTTTGTGATGTTGGGGCCGGCGTGTCCGGCGCAGGATGGAACGAGCCTGACGACCGCGAACGCCTTGTCGAGAGCGGCGAAGAGGGTGACGCCGGAGTACCCAATTGCGGCGCGGCAGTTGAACATCCAGGGTCAGCAGGAGGTGGCGATTGTTGTGAGTCCGCAGGGCGACGTGACGGAGGCGAAGGTGTTGAAGGGCAATGCAATGTTCACAACCGCGAGTGTGGCGGCTGCGAAGCAGTGGAAGTTCACGCCCTTCACGAAAGAAGGCCAGCCGGTGGCGTTCACGTCTGTATTGATCTTCAGTTATACGAAGTGA
- a CDS encoding DUF4434 domain-containing protein — MANKSRRAMLALAAGWAAGQGAPLVGGTFLQFWNFHKDWDGARWQALFGYLAELRVREVVIQWTRYDGIDYSGVTRRVLELADRAGMGVWVGLAYEPAWWRALEEGAGEALLRRTAEAHLALAAELKSVVRRQRAFRGWYLPEEIDDVHWQGAAAAGLHEHVKGLRRRLRPLAMSGFSNGRMAPAELGRFWRQVPGGGLDRVLFQDGIGAGKLTLENWPGYLQALERSLGRRLTVVVESFEAVPGAQGFQARPAGLERIRRQVELAGRYSKNAPVVFSLPEYATPLGGEAAARLYDEWIRVLRAR, encoded by the coding sequence TTGGCGAACAAAAGCCGCCGGGCGATGCTGGCGCTGGCGGCCGGATGGGCAGCCGGGCAGGGTGCTCCGCTGGTGGGCGGGACGTTTCTTCAGTTCTGGAACTTCCATAAAGATTGGGATGGAGCCCGGTGGCAGGCGCTGTTCGGGTATCTGGCGGAGCTGCGGGTGCGCGAGGTGGTGATCCAGTGGACGCGGTATGACGGGATCGATTACTCGGGCGTGACGCGGCGGGTTTTGGAGTTGGCGGACCGGGCGGGGATGGGGGTGTGGGTCGGGTTGGCGTATGAGCCGGCGTGGTGGCGGGCGTTGGAGGAGGGGGCTGGTGAGGCGCTGCTGCGGAGGACGGCGGAGGCGCACCTGGCTCTCGCGGCTGAGTTGAAGAGTGTCGTGCGGCGGCAGCGGGCGTTCCGCGGGTGGTATCTGCCGGAGGAGATCGATGATGTGCACTGGCAGGGGGCTGCGGCGGCCGGGTTGCACGAGCATGTGAAAGGGCTGCGGCGGCGGTTGCGGCCCCTGGCGATGAGCGGATTTTCGAATGGGCGGATGGCTCCGGCGGAGTTGGGGCGGTTCTGGCGGCAGGTGCCGGGCGGCGGACTGGACCGGGTGTTGTTTCAGGACGGGATCGGGGCAGGGAAGCTGACGTTGGAGAACTGGCCGGGGTATTTGCAGGCGCTGGAGCGGAGCCTGGGCCGGCGGTTGACGGTAGTCGTCGAGAGTTTCGAGGCAGTGCCGGGTGCGCAGGGGTTTCAGGCACGGCCGGCGGGCCTCGAGCGGATCAGGCGGCAGGTGGAGCTGGCGGGGCGGTATTCGAAGAATGCTCCGGTGGTGTTCAGTCTGCCGGAGTATGCGACGCCGCTGGGGGGCGAGGCGGCGGCGCGGTTGTACGACGAGTGGATCCGGGTTCTGCGGGCCCGATAG
- a CDS encoding BlaI/MecI/CopY family transcriptional regulator — MNATRKTPLNLSRRERQIMELLYRLGRATASDIHQAMPDRPSYSAVRAHLRTLEDKGHVRHEAEDLRYVYSPTTQPAQARKTALRHMVDTFFGGSPARAAAALLDNRSARLTDAELDELSSLIDKARKDGR, encoded by the coding sequence ATGAACGCAACCCGTAAAACACCTCTCAATCTCAGCCGCCGCGAGCGGCAGATCATGGAGCTTCTCTACCGCCTCGGACGCGCCACCGCCTCCGACATCCACCAGGCCATGCCGGACCGCCCCAGCTACTCCGCCGTCCGCGCGCACCTCCGCACCCTCGAGGACAAAGGCCACGTGCGCCACGAAGCCGAGGACCTGCGCTACGTCTACTCCCCCACCACCCAGCCCGCCCAGGCCCGCAAAACGGCCCTGCGCCACATGGTGGATACCTTCTTCGGCGGATCCCCGGCCCGCGCCGCCGCGGCTCTCCTCGACAACCGCTCCGCGCGCCTCACCGACGCCGAACTGGACGAACTCTCATCCCTCATCGACAAGGCAAGAAAGGATGGACGCTGA
- a CDS encoding M56 family metallopeptidase, with product MTPTAATMLLFALKASLLIGLAALAALALARASAAARHLAWLAGFSTALTLPVASTLFALLPVAWSPHLAPAIAPVAATARTVLTITAEAPGWAAAGRIVLWIWAAVAALLILRIAFAQYRAGRLARQSKPWRGFENQPVRICPLIDVPAVCGLAHPVILLPDSAATWPADRLELVLRHEAMHAQRRDTLSQLVSNLVCALYWPLPWVWFAAGRLRVEAELACDDAVLRSGERASDYAGHLIDIVRGLSGRERVPQGGIPMARISDLERRLRAMLNPEMNRRPAGRRMVLTAAVAALSILAPLAALRLPASAAAPGGITGVVRDVSGAAVPHARVTLTFPGSDRKEVATSDPAGRFTFEPLPDGNYAVRAAAPGFALSAIKQLSLSGGAGTDVEILLQPGQVSESLTVTGEGTPKAAPAPSGPPTRIRVGGNVQATKIVNMVRPVYPPECKAAGVEGTVLMRAVISREGDILSLQRINQMVDDRLAQAATEAVSKWKYQSTLLNGQPIEVITEIEVNFVLSH from the coding sequence ATGACACCCACGGCCGCCACCATGCTGCTGTTCGCGCTGAAGGCCTCACTGCTCATCGGACTCGCCGCCCTGGCCGCCCTCGCCCTGGCCCGAGCCTCGGCCGCCGCCCGCCACCTCGCCTGGCTCGCCGGCTTCAGCACAGCCCTCACCTTGCCGGTCGCCTCCACCCTCTTCGCCCTGCTGCCGGTCGCCTGGTCGCCTCATCTCGCGCCGGCCATCGCACCCGTAGCCGCCACCGCCCGCACCGTCCTCACCATCACCGCCGAGGCCCCCGGTTGGGCCGCCGCCGGACGCATCGTCCTCTGGATCTGGGCCGCCGTCGCCGCCCTGCTCATCCTCCGCATCGCCTTCGCCCAGTACCGCGCCGGCCGCCTCGCCCGCCAATCCAAACCCTGGCGCGGCTTCGAGAATCAGCCCGTCCGCATCTGCCCGCTCATCGACGTCCCCGCCGTCTGCGGACTCGCCCACCCCGTCATTCTTCTGCCCGATTCAGCCGCCACCTGGCCGGCCGACCGTCTCGAACTTGTCCTCCGGCACGAAGCCATGCACGCCCAGCGCCGCGACACGCTCTCTCAACTTGTCTCCAACCTGGTCTGCGCGCTCTACTGGCCTCTCCCCTGGGTCTGGTTCGCCGCCGGGCGCCTGCGGGTAGAGGCTGAACTGGCCTGCGACGACGCCGTCCTCCGCTCTGGTGAACGCGCGTCCGACTACGCCGGCCACCTGATCGATATTGTCCGTGGCCTCTCCGGCCGCGAACGCGTCCCACAAGGAGGGATCCCCATGGCCCGAATCTCTGACCTCGAGCGCCGCCTTCGCGCGATGCTCAACCCCGAAATGAACCGCCGCCCGGCAGGCCGCCGCATGGTCCTCACCGCCGCCGTGGCCGCACTCTCCATCCTCGCCCCACTCGCCGCACTCCGCCTGCCGGCCTCGGCCGCCGCCCCCGGAGGCATCACCGGAGTCGTCCGCGACGTCAGCGGAGCCGCCGTCCCCCACGCCCGCGTCACCCTCACCTTCCCAGGCTCCGACCGCAAAGAAGTCGCCACCTCCGACCCCGCCGGCCGCTTCACCTTCGAGCCCCTGCCCGACGGCAACTACGCCGTCCGCGCCGCCGCCCCAGGCTTCGCCCTCTCCGCGATCAAACAGCTCTCCCTGTCTGGAGGCGCTGGAACCGACGTCGAGATCCTGCTCCAGCCCGGCCAAGTCAGTGAATCCCTCACTGTCACCGGAGAAGGCACACCCAAAGCTGCACCCGCGCCATCCGGCCCGCCCACCCGCATTCGCGTCGGTGGCAACGTGCAGGCCACGAAGATTGTGAATATGGTGCGGCCCGTCTACCCGCCCGAGTGCAAAGCCGCCGGCGTGGAAGGCACAGTCCTGATGCGCGCGGTCATCTCCCGCGAGGGCGACATCCTCTCCCTGCAGCGCATCAACCAGATGGTGGACGACCGGCTCGCGCAAGCCGCCACCGAAGCGGTCTCCAAGTGGAAGTATCAGTCGACGCTACTCAACGGCCAACCCATCGAAGTGATCACGGAAATCGAAGTGAACTTCGTCCTCAGCCACTAG
- a CDS encoding dihydrodipicolinate synthase family protein, whose amino-acid sequence MNWNGVIPAITTPFLEDMSVDHEFFARHCQWQIENGCSGVVALGSLGEGATLTFEEKEAVLKTAVKAIGPNSPVVAGVSALSTDEAVRIAKMAADAGCSGLMVLPPYVYCGDWREMKAHVAAVFQATPLPCMLYNNPVAYKTDFVPEQVMELLAEYPTLVAIKESSADVRRVAALRALAGSRLKILVGVDDLIFEAAMAGASGWIAGLVNAFPAESVALFDASIRGDKVRAFEIYKWFLPLLRMDTVPKFVQLIKLAQEMVGMGNARVRGPRLELTGAELAEAKAVIAEALATRP is encoded by the coding sequence ATGAACTGGAACGGAGTTATTCCGGCCATTACCACGCCATTTCTGGAAGACATGAGCGTGGATCACGAGTTTTTCGCGCGGCACTGCCAGTGGCAGATCGAGAACGGGTGCTCCGGCGTGGTGGCGCTGGGGTCGTTGGGCGAGGGCGCGACGCTGACATTTGAAGAGAAAGAGGCCGTGCTGAAGACGGCCGTGAAGGCGATTGGGCCGAATTCTCCGGTGGTGGCCGGGGTGTCGGCGCTGAGCACGGATGAGGCGGTGCGGATCGCCAAAATGGCGGCCGATGCGGGCTGCAGCGGCTTGATGGTGCTGCCGCCGTATGTGTACTGCGGTGACTGGCGCGAGATGAAGGCGCATGTGGCGGCCGTGTTCCAGGCGACTCCGCTGCCGTGCATGCTGTACAACAATCCGGTGGCGTACAAGACGGATTTCGTGCCGGAGCAGGTGATGGAGTTGCTAGCCGAGTATCCGACTTTGGTGGCGATTAAGGAATCGAGCGCGGATGTGCGGCGGGTGGCCGCGCTGCGGGCGTTGGCGGGCAGCCGGTTGAAGATCCTGGTGGGCGTCGATGACCTGATTTTCGAGGCTGCGATGGCTGGGGCTTCGGGGTGGATTGCGGGCTTGGTGAATGCGTTTCCGGCGGAGTCGGTGGCGTTGTTCGATGCCTCGATTCGCGGGGACAAGGTGCGGGCGTTCGAGATATACAAGTGGTTCCTGCCGCTGCTGCGGATGGATACGGTGCCGAAGTTTGTGCAGTTGATCAAGCTGGCGCAGGAGATGGTGGGGATGGGGAATGCGCGGGTGCGGGGTCCTCGGTTGGAGTTGACCGGGGCGGAACTGGCGGAGGCGAAGGCAGTGATTGCGGAGGCGTTGGCGACACGGCCGTAG
- a CDS encoding NAD(P)/FAD-dependent oxidoreductase codes for MRRWEVVVVGAGPAGIAAACRAAESGARVLVLDDNPSAGGQIWRNDAAQPWLERFAESGAELRTGCVATDTLPEARSYVLATGARELFVPFPGWTLPGVFGLGGMQALVKSGLDVAGKRVVVAGSGPLLLAVASLLRKRGAAVSAVVEQADRTRMAGFGARLLLEPGKLAQGAGLMMSLLGVPFYTGSWVESVTGRGSVERVRMRCGGRVVEQDCDALAVGYGLTPNTELAALLGCHLTQGAVVVDEWQETSVDSVYAAGEVTGIGGVEKSRVEGEIAGLAAAGLQGLAQQLFAERARTHAFADGLARAFEPRAELRKLAQAETLVCRCEDVTRGALAGMKSWREAKLQTRCGMGPCQGRVCGGATRFLFGWGADSMRPPVFPVKVESLIETRQS; via the coding sequence ATGAGGCGCTGGGAAGTGGTGGTGGTGGGCGCGGGTCCGGCGGGCATTGCGGCGGCGTGCCGGGCGGCGGAGTCGGGTGCGCGGGTCCTGGTGCTGGACGACAACCCGTCGGCGGGCGGGCAGATCTGGCGGAACGATGCGGCGCAGCCCTGGCTGGAGCGGTTTGCGGAGTCCGGTGCGGAGCTGCGGACGGGCTGTGTGGCCACGGATACATTGCCGGAGGCCCGGAGCTATGTGCTGGCCACGGGAGCTCGGGAGTTGTTTGTGCCGTTCCCGGGTTGGACGCTGCCTGGCGTGTTCGGGCTGGGCGGGATGCAGGCGCTGGTGAAGTCGGGCTTGGATGTGGCGGGGAAGAGGGTGGTGGTGGCGGGCTCGGGTCCGCTGCTGCTGGCGGTGGCGTCGCTGCTGCGGAAGCGCGGGGCGGCGGTGTCGGCCGTGGTCGAACAGGCGGACAGGACGCGCATGGCTGGCTTCGGCGCGCGACTGCTGCTGGAGCCTGGCAAGCTAGCGCAGGGCGCGGGCCTGATGATGTCGCTGCTGGGCGTGCCGTTCTATACGGGGAGTTGGGTGGAGTCGGTTACGGGGCGCGGTAGTGTTGAGCGGGTCAGAATGCGCTGCGGCGGGCGGGTGGTCGAACAGGACTGCGACGCTCTAGCGGTGGGCTATGGGCTGACACCGAATACGGAGCTGGCGGCGCTGCTGGGGTGCCATTTGACGCAGGGCGCGGTGGTCGTCGATGAGTGGCAGGAGACGAGCGTCGATAGTGTCTACGCGGCGGGCGAGGTGACCGGAATCGGCGGGGTGGAAAAGTCGCGGGTGGAAGGCGAGATCGCCGGGCTGGCGGCGGCGGGTTTGCAGGGGCTGGCGCAACAGTTGTTTGCGGAACGGGCGCGGACGCATGCATTTGCGGACGGGTTGGCGCGGGCGTTTGAACCGCGGGCCGAACTGCGGAAGCTGGCGCAGGCGGAGACGCTGGTGTGCCGCTGTGAGGATGTGACGCGCGGCGCGCTGGCGGGCATGAAAAGCTGGCGCGAGGCGAAGCTGCAGACGCGCTGCGGCATGGGTCCGTGCCAGGGGCGCGTGTGCGGTGGAGCGACACGATTTTTGTTTGGCTGGGGCGCGGATTCGATGCGCCCGCCGGTGTTCCCGGTGAAGGTCGAGAGCTTGATAGAAACGAGGCAATCATGA
- a CDS encoding (2Fe-2S)-binding protein, producing MSKRLTVMVDGRPVQVDAGTTVAAALWNAGVTAFRHSVTGEERAPLCGMGICFECRVTIDGVEHCRSCQTLCADGMQVKTS from the coding sequence ATGAGTAAACGGCTGACAGTGATGGTGGACGGGCGGCCGGTGCAGGTGGACGCGGGTACGACGGTCGCGGCGGCGCTGTGGAATGCGGGTGTCACGGCGTTCCGGCATTCGGTGACGGGCGAGGAGCGGGCTCCGCTGTGTGGGATGGGCATTTGCTTTGAGTGCCGGGTGACGATTGACGGCGTGGAGCATTGCCGGAGCTGCCAGACGCTGTGCGCGGATGGAATGCAGGTGAAGACCTCATGA
- a CDS encoding NAD(P)/FAD-dependent oxidoreductase: MSRRSADVVIVGGGIVGAACAYECAAGGLSVMVIEESVIGGGATAAGMGHVVVMDDSEAQFQLTSLSARMWKERVGAMPAGVEHLPCGTLWVAADEEEMAEVRRKQAFYEERGVPVEVLDRRQLEEAEPHLRKGMAGGLLVPGDSVVYPPVAASWLLRACGATLVSGVGVITLRDGGVTLSDGEVVDAGVVVNAAGAKAVRLTPGIPVAPRKGHLVITDRYPGFVRHQLIELGYLKSAHSLSGDSVAFNAQPRKTGQVLIGSSRQYGVEHSGVDRPILSRMLSRAAEYMPEITGLTAIRTWTGFRAATPDKLPLIGPVPGTQREWLATGHEGLGITTSLGTGRLLADQILKRTPPIPVEPYLPGRCMHE; encoded by the coding sequence ATGAGCAGGCGCTCCGCCGATGTCGTGATTGTGGGCGGAGGGATCGTGGGGGCGGCGTGCGCCTATGAGTGCGCGGCCGGCGGCTTGTCGGTGATGGTGATTGAGGAGTCGGTGATCGGCGGCGGCGCGACCGCGGCGGGCATGGGGCATGTCGTCGTCATGGACGATTCCGAGGCTCAGTTCCAACTCACTTCCCTCTCGGCTCGGATGTGGAAGGAGCGGGTGGGCGCGATGCCGGCGGGCGTCGAACACCTGCCCTGCGGCACCTTGTGGGTGGCGGCGGACGAGGAAGAGATGGCCGAGGTACGGCGCAAGCAGGCGTTCTATGAAGAGCGCGGCGTGCCGGTGGAGGTGCTGGACCGGCGGCAGTTGGAAGAAGCAGAGCCGCACCTGCGGAAGGGCATGGCGGGCGGGTTGCTGGTGCCGGGCGATTCCGTGGTGTATCCTCCGGTGGCGGCGAGCTGGCTGCTGCGCGCGTGCGGCGCGACATTGGTCTCCGGTGTAGGCGTGATTACCTTGCGCGACGGTGGGGTGACGCTGTCGGATGGTGAGGTGGTCGACGCCGGGGTCGTGGTGAATGCAGCGGGCGCGAAGGCGGTGCGGCTGACTCCGGGAATCCCGGTGGCTCCGCGGAAGGGGCATCTGGTGATTACGGACCGGTATCCCGGGTTTGTGCGGCATCAGTTGATCGAGTTGGGGTACCTGAAGAGTGCGCACTCCTTGAGTGGGGACTCGGTGGCGTTCAACGCGCAGCCCCGGAAGACGGGCCAGGTGCTGATCGGGTCGTCGCGGCAGTATGGCGTGGAGCACAGCGGGGTGGACCGGCCGATTCTCAGCCGCATGTTGAGCCGTGCGGCGGAGTATATGCCGGAGATCACGGGTTTGACCGCGATCCGGACGTGGACGGGTTTCCGGGCGGCGACTCCGGACAAGCTGCCGCTCATTGGTCCGGTGCCGGGCACGCAGCGGGAGTGGCTGGCGACGGGCCACGAAGGCTTGGGCATCACGACTTCGCTGGGGACGGGGCGGCTGCTGGCGGACCAGATTCTGAAGCGCACGCCTCCGATTCCGGTGGAGCCGTATCTGCCCGGGCGGTGCATGCATGAGTAA